The DNA region ACCTGGCCGACGCGCTGGGCAAGAAGACCGTGGTCCGGGCGGTGACCGGCACCCTGTCGCCGCAGCAGCGCCTCCAACGCATCGAGGACCTGGCCCGCGAGGCCGGTGACGACCCGGCCGCCCGCCGGGTGCTGGTCGCCACGGACTGCCTCTCCGAGGGTGTGAACCTGCAATACCACTTCGACGCCGTCGTCCACTACGACCTGGCCTGGAACCCCACGAGGCACGACCAGCGGGAGGGCCGCGTCGACCGGTACGGCCAGCAACGCGACAAGGTACGCGTGATCACCCTGTGGGGCAGCGACAACGGCATCGACGGCAAGGTCCTCGACGTGCTGATCCGCAAGCACCGGCAGATCCGCAAGGACCTCGGCATCTCCGTCTCCGTCCCCGATGCCGCCTCGCAGGGGGTCACCGACGCGATCGTGGAATGGCTGCTGCTGCGCGGTCGGGAGGAGGGGCAGGGCAGCCTCTTCGACGCCGAGGAGTACCGCGCCATCGACAAGAAGGCCGCCACCCTGGAAAGCGAGTGGCAGTCCGCCGCCGAGAAGGAGAAGGCGTCCCGGTCCCGCTTCGCCCAGCAGACCATCCGCCCCGACGAGGTGGCCCGCGAGGTCGCCGCGATCCGCGACACCCTCGGTCGGGCCGCCGAGATCCGAGACTTCGTACGCCTGTCGCTGCGCGCCCTCGACGGGGTGCTGCGGGACGCGCCGGACACCTCCGGTGACTTCACCGCCGACGTCAGCGGCACCCCCGCCGGCCTACGCGACACCCTCGCCCCGGTGCTCGGCGGCGACGCCGTCGAGACGGGCAAACCGGTGCTGTTCCGGAGCACCGCCGCCGTGGCACGCGGCGAGGCGGCCCTGGTCCGCACCGACCCGGCGGTGGTGGCCCTGGCCGGGTACGTCCTCAACGCCGCCCTGGACACCCAGGTCACCGGCGCCCGCCCGGCCCGCCGCTGCGGCGTCATCCGCACCCGCGCGGTGACCACCCGCACCACCCTGCTGCTGGTCCGCTACCGCTTCCACCTCACCCTGCCGTCGCGCTCCGGCACCCGGCAGCTCGTCGCCGAGGACGCCCGACTGCTGGCCTTCTCCGGGGCACCCGCCAACGCCACCTGGCTGCCGACCGCCGAGGCACTGCGGCTCCTCGACGCAGGCGCCGACGAGAACACCGACCGGGACTTCGCCGAACGCACCATGGGCCGCATCCTCGACGGCCTGCCCGAGGTCACCGACCACCTGACCGGGTACGGCGAGGAGCTGGCCGCCGAACTGCTCGCCTCGCACCGCCGGGTGCGCAGCGTCGCCGGTGAGATCGTCCGCGGCCTGACCGTCACCGCGCAGGACCGCCCCGACGTCCTCGGCGCCTACGTCTACCTGCCCGCGTCCACCCCCGCCGCCGGAGGCAACGCCTGATGTCCGCCACCGCCCGCAACCAGGTCTTCTCCGCCGTGCACACCATCGGCGGCCTGATCCCCGCCGACATGCTGGTCCGCATCTCCGAGGGCCGCGACGTCAGCGGCGCCAAACCCGCCGACTACAAGGTGGTCGGCTCCCGGTCGGTACGCGACGACGCCGAACGCCACTGGGACTACCTCAAGTCGGTGTGGAAGGAACTGCGCAACCGACTGCCCGTCGCGCCTCAGGCCGACGCTCCGGCCGACCCGACCGGCCTGGCCGTCGCCGAGTGGCTGCTGCCGCTCTTCGGCGAAGGACTCGGCTTCGGCCCGCTGACCGCGCTCGGTGACACCGGCATCAGCTCCGACGACGGCAACAAGAGCTTCCCGATCAGCCACCGCTGGAACCACGTCCCGATCCACCTGGTGCCGTGGAACGCCACCCTCGACAAGCGCCCCGCCGGTGCGGGCAGCGTGCCGCCGCAGTCGCTGGTGCAGGAACTGCTGAACCGCTCCGAGGCCCACCTGCGGGGCGTGCTCACCAACGGCCGCCAACTGCGCCTGCTGCGCGACTCCAGCGCCCTGGCCACCGCCGCCTATGTCGAATTCGACCTGGAAGCCATCTTCGACGGCGAACTGTTCAGCGAGTTCGTCCTGCTCTACCGCCTCCTGCACGTCTCCCGCTTCGAGGTGGCGGAAGGCGCCGCTCCCTCGACCTGCTGGCTGGAGAAGTGGCGTACGGAAGCGATCGAGTCTGGCGTTCGTGCCGTCAAGGAACTGCGCAAGAATGTTCAAGCAGCCATTCATGCCCTCGGCACTGGATTCCTCCGTCACCCCGCGAACGTCGTGCTGCGAGAAGCCTTCGACCGCGATGCGTTTCATAACGCCCTGCTGCGCCTGGTCTACCGGCTGTTGTTCCTCTTCGTCGCCGAGGACCGCGACGCCCTGCACTACCCCGACGCCGACGAGCAGGCCCGCGAACGCTACGCGAAGTACTTCTCGTCGGCCCGGCTACGCGCCCAGGCGCGCCGCCGCCGAGGCACCACCCACAGCGACCTCTACCAGGCCCTGCGCCTCGTCCTCGACGCGCTCGGCGACGAGAACGGCCGCCCCGAACTGGGCCTGCCCGGCCTCGGCGGCCTCTTCGACCACGCCGAGGCCGATGACCCGCTGCGCGGCCTGTCGCTGTCGAACGATCACCTGCTGACCGCCGTCCGACACCTGTCGCTGGTACGCGACACCAGCACCCGCCGCTGGCGGTCGGTCGACTACCGCAACCTGGACGCCGAAGAACTCGGCTCGATCTACGAATCGCTTCTGGAACTCGTCCCGAAGCACAGCGCCGTCGACCGCACCTTCGAGCTGGTCGAGCTGGCCGGCAACACCCGCAAGACCACCGGCTCCTACTACACCCCGTCCTCGCTGATCGACTGCCTGCTCGACTCGGCCCTCGACCCGGTCATCGACGACGCGGTCAAGCGCGCCGAGCAGGCCGCCACCGCCGCCGGCCAACCCGACCCGAGCGACCACATCGTCAACGAACTGCTGTCGCTTACCGTCTGCGACCCGGCCTGCGGCTCCGGCCACTTCCTGGTCGCCGCCGCCCGCCGCATCGCCAAACGGGTAGCCGCCGTCCGCGAACGCAACCCCGAACCCACCACCGACGCCGTACGCACCGCCCTACACGAGGTCGTCGCCCGCTGCATCTACGGCGTAGACATCAACCCGATGGCCGTCGAACTCGCCAAGGTCTCCCTCTGGCTGGAAGCCCTGGAACCCGGCAAGCCCCTCAGCTTCCTCGACGCCCACATCAAATGTGGCAACGCCCTGATCGGCGCAACCCCCGCCCTGCTCACGAAGGGCATCCCCGACGCAGCGTTCAAGCCCATCGAGGGCGACGACAAGAAGTACGCCAAGTCCCTGGAGAAGCAGAACGCCAAGGAACGGCAGGGGCAGGGCACGCTCTTCGATGTGAACCGAGGCGCGAAGGTCGCCAACATCGTCTTCGCCCAGGATCTGCGTCGCATCACCACGGCCTCCGCCGACCGCCTCGGCGATGTCCGTAGGCAGGCGTCCGCCTACCAGACCTGGCAAACCTCAGATGAATATTCCCACGCGCTGCTAGTCGCCGATGCTTGGTGTGCGGCATTCGTGTGGCAGAAGCACGCAAGCGCGCCGTTGGCTGTGACCAATAAGGTATTCCGTTCTTTAAGTGGAACCGATGCGGCGGCAGTGCCAGAGGGAACCCTTGATGAGATTCAGCGTCTCGCTGACGAGTACAATTTCTTTCACTGGTACCTGGAGTTTCCCGAAGTGTTCGTCGTACCAGAAGGCGGCGATCAAGTTGACCCTAGAATGGGCTGGGCTGGAGGTTTTGCGTGCGTACTAGGCAACCCTCCTTGGGAGCGGATCAAGCTTCAGGAGCAGGAGTTCTTTTCCCAGAGGGATGAAGGTATCGCAGGGGCAGCCAACGCTGCTGCCCGAAAAAGGCTTATTCTGAAGCTTCGTGATAGCAATCCAGACCTTCATGATCGCTTCATGCATGCGAAGCGCCGCGCGGAGGGGGAAAGCCACTTTCTGCGATCTTCACAACGCTATCCATTGACCGGGAGGGGTGATGTAAACACCTACTCTGTCTTCTCTGAGATGGGTCGATGTGCGATATTGCCAACGGGCATGAATGGTTTCATTCTTCCAACTCAGATAGGGACGTCGTCTACGACTTCGAAGTACTTCTCCGATATCGTCAATTGCGGCTCATTGGTAAGTTTTCTAAGCTTTGAGAATGAGTCATTCCTGCTAAGTCGTGAGGTGCATCATGACACTGACTTCAGCCTTCTGACAATTTCGGGGAGTCGGCTAAGGGTCGCTGACGCTGAGTTCTGTTTCTATGTCCGTCGAATGGACGACCTGGCGTCGGCGAAAATGAATTTGCGCCCCTCGGACCTTTTGAAGGTGAATCCGAATACGGGAACTTGTCCAATGTTTCGCTCGCCTAGGGATGCGGCTATCACCCTGAGTATTTATGGCCGATTTCCGGTTCTGTCTTCAGAGGGAACCTCAGAGCGGAATCCCTGGAGTGTGCGATTCATGACGATGTTCCATATGGCTGGCGACTCCCAGCTCTTCAATGAAAGAGATGCTCTTTGCCGTGATGGTTGGGAGCTGATCGATAACATCTTCCATCGCGACGGTGCCCGCATGTTGCCGTTGTATGAAGCTAAGATGCTGCACCATTACGACCATCGCTATTCGACCTATGAAGGAGCGACGCCGGAGCAGTTGAACATGGGAACCCTGCCGCGGCCAAGGCTTGACCAGCGTGACGACCTATCATTCGTTACCACTCCCCGGTACTGGGTGCATGAGGCGGAAGTGGATAGGAAGTTGCAGGGCAAGTCGTGGGCTAATGAATGGCTACTGGGATGGCGCGATATAACAAATAGCGCCAACGAGCGCACGATGATTGTCTACCCTATGCCGAAGTCGGCCGTGGGTCACACTTCACCGCTTCTGCTCAGCGGCATTCCGCACGGGCAGCCGCTCTTGCTTGCCCTATTCTCCTCTTTCCTTATGGATTATGTTGTGAGACAGAAAATCGGTGGCACCCATGTTACTTTCACTCTTATGTCACAATTGCCTATTATCGAACCGAAGGAGTTGCTGATTCAAGGTCCGGCAATCTACAGGCGGGTGCTTGAACTCGCTTTTACGAACTTTGAGATGGCACCCTTTGCGCGAGCACTAGATGACACAGGTGCGCCCTTCCGCTGGGACGAGGCGAGGCGGTCAACCATTCGGGCGGAGCTGGATGCCCTATTCTTTCTTCTCTATGGTGTCCCCCGCGATGATGTTGCTTATATAATGGACACCTTTCCGATCATCAAACGCAAGGATGAGGCGAAATACGGCACGTACCAGACTAAGAACCTAATCCTCGCTGAGTACGACCGGATGACCGCTGCTGGCGTCAGCCTGGCCACTCCTCTCGTCGATGGTAAGAACTACACCTCCACTCTGAACCCGCCTCCCGGTCATGGCCCCCGCCACGCGATAGCCTCAGCCACCGGTCAGTGACTCAATAGACACTCGAGTAAATCGAGCGAAAGGGACTGTCAAACGCTGGGGCAGTCCCCGCTCGATCGCATGCAAGCGGCCCTGCTGTGGCTGGTGTCCTCAAAGGCGCACCTGGAATGACTCGGGGCAACGTTCCGGAGCCGAATGGCCCATCGGGCGACGATCAGGGCCGGCGTGAGAGGCAGTGGAGATGCAGGAATTGGAAGACGTGATTAGGCAGTGCGTCGAACGGGTAGCGCGGTTCCGGCGGCAGCACCAGCGCATCGGCGAGCAGAACACCAAAGCTGGCCTCATCGAGCCGGTAATTGGTGCACTGGGCTGGGATCTGTATGACCCCGACGAGGTGCACCGGGAGTACCGACGGCGGGGCGTCGACAACCCGGTGGACTACGCGCTGCTGCTCCTGCGTACTCCGCGCTTGTTCATCGAAGCGAAGGGGCTTGGCGAGAACCTTGACGATCCGCGCTGGGCCAACCAGACCATCGGCTACGCGACGATGGCCGGTGTGGAATGGGTCGCCCTGACCGATGGCGCGGAGTGGCGGGTCTACAACGCCCACGCGCCGGTGCCGATCGAACACAAGCTCTTCCGCGCGGTCCGAATCGAGGACGATGTTGAGGCGGCCCTTGAGCTGTTGAGCCTGCTTAGCAAGCAGAACATGGGCGACAACCGGATTGAGGAGTTGTGGAAGGGCTTTTTCGTTGACCGACAGGTTCACACCGAACTGACGGACCTGTTCGCCGGGTCGGACCCTGCATCCGAGCTGGTCGACTTGCTTGACAGTCGGATGCCTAGGCTGACCCGCGAGGAGATTCGGCAGAGCCTCTTCCGTGCCCGCGCCACCTTCGACTTCCCGATGTCAGCCGTGCCACCTCAGCGGCCAGCGCCGTCGTCGCAGGTGCGCCAGCCTTCGGTTCAACAGGCCGCACCTCCGCCAGCCCTAGCGACTAAAACGAACCAGTCATCAGGAACGAGGAGCTCGCGACAGGCGTCAGGCCGAGTAACACCGGATGAGCGAAAACTGAAGCTGGCTGACCTGCTTGCTGCTGGCCGACTGCGGCCGGGAACTACGCTCATCGCTCGCTACCTCGGACAGCAGCACACCGCTGAGTTGTTGGCGGATGGCCGCGTGCGCTACCGAGGGGAGGACTACGACTCGCCCTCGGGAGCGGGGAGGGCAGTAAAGATCATGCTTCATGGCCGGGACATAACCGAAAACCGAATTGCCACCGATGGGCTCGACTTCTGGCACGCACAGGATGCGGTGAAGGGCGATGTAGTCACGCTCAAGGAGATTCGCCGCCGGGTAGCGTTGGGAGATGCATGAATGTCTGATAACTGGCTGCCGCTGCACAAAATTGTGGCTGTGCTCGATGAGGAGCGGGCTATCAAAAACCTCAGACGCTACTTTGCGAATCACCCAAAGCCCTTAATGGGTAGTCAGTTCGAGGCGTTGGGTGGTGGCGGCGCTGGCCTCTGCCGTGATGTTGTGACCGCAGAGGACCTGATCGCTGTCCAGTTGTTGGAGGTGCGCGTTCCGCCTTCGGTCGCCCTCAACCTCCTGCAAGGCGATCTGGGCCAGCGAATTAGCGACGAGCTACGCGTTATCCCGACCTCAGTTGACTTGGCCGATGAGGGGGCGCGGAAGTACATCCAGGATGGTGGGCCGGCGGACCGCGCCTGGCACCTGCTGACGGGTCAGCCAGGCGTCAACCGGACCATCGCAGGCAAGGTGCTTG from Micromonospora sp. NBC_01739 includes:
- a CDS encoding Eco57I restriction-modification methylase domain-containing protein is translated as MSATARNQVFSAVHTIGGLIPADMLVRISEGRDVSGAKPADYKVVGSRSVRDDAERHWDYLKSVWKELRNRLPVAPQADAPADPTGLAVAEWLLPLFGEGLGFGPLTALGDTGISSDDGNKSFPISHRWNHVPIHLVPWNATLDKRPAGAGSVPPQSLVQELLNRSEAHLRGVLTNGRQLRLLRDSSALATAAYVEFDLEAIFDGELFSEFVLLYRLLHVSRFEVAEGAAPSTCWLEKWRTEAIESGVRAVKELRKNVQAAIHALGTGFLRHPANVVLREAFDRDAFHNALLRLVYRLLFLFVAEDRDALHYPDADEQARERYAKYFSSARLRAQARRRRGTTHSDLYQALRLVLDALGDENGRPELGLPGLGGLFDHAEADDPLRGLSLSNDHLLTAVRHLSLVRDTSTRRWRSVDYRNLDAEELGSIYESLLELVPKHSAVDRTFELVELAGNTRKTTGSYYTPSSLIDCLLDSALDPVIDDAVKRAEQAATAAGQPDPSDHIVNELLSLTVCDPACGSGHFLVAAARRIAKRVAAVRERNPEPTTDAVRTALHEVVARCIYGVDINPMAVELAKVSLWLEALEPGKPLSFLDAHIKCGNALIGATPALLTKGIPDAAFKPIEGDDKKYAKSLEKQNAKERQGQGTLFDVNRGAKVANIVFAQDLRRITTASADRLGDVRRQASAYQTWQTSDEYSHALLVADAWCAAFVWQKHASAPLAVTNKVFRSLSGTDAAAVPEGTLDEIQRLADEYNFFHWYLEFPEVFVVPEGGDQVDPRMGWAGGFACVLGNPPWERIKLQEQEFFSQRDEGIAGAANAAARKRLILKLRDSNPDLHDRFMHAKRRAEGESHFLRSSQRYPLTGRGDVNTYSVFSEMGRCAILPTGMNGFILPTQIGTSSTTSKYFSDIVNCGSLVSFLSFENESFLLSREVHHDTDFSLLTISGSRLRVADAEFCFYVRRMDDLASAKMNLRPSDLLKVNPNTGTCPMFRSPRDAAITLSIYGRFPVLSSEGTSERNPWSVRFMTMFHMAGDSQLFNERDALCRDGWELIDNIFHRDGARMLPLYEAKMLHHYDHRYSTYEGATPEQLNMGTLPRPRLDQRDDLSFVTTPRYWVHEAEVDRKLQGKSWANEWLLGWRDITNSANERTMIVYPMPKSAVGHTSPLLLSGIPHGQPLLLALFSSFLMDYVVRQKIGGTHVTFTLMSQLPIIEPKELLIQGPAIYRRVLELAFTNFEMAPFARALDDTGAPFRWDEARRSTIRAELDALFFLLYGVPRDDVAYIMDTFPIIKRKDEAKYGTYQTKNLILAEYDRMTAAGVSLATPLVDGKNYTSTLNPPPGHGPRHAIASATGQ
- a CDS encoding DUF6308 family protein; this translates as MSDNWLPLHKIVAVLDEERAIKNLRRYFANHPKPLMGSQFEALGGGGAGLCRDVVTAEDLIAVQLLEVRVPPSVALNLLQGDLGQRISDELRVIPTSVDLADEGARKYIQDGGPADRAWHLLTGQPGVNRTIAGKVLARKRPRLIPIYDSVLACALHGRRGFWLWLHDQLRADNCRLARRLRNLRARANVPAHVSDIRIFDVVFWMRHQGKHCRRNCPGLSIDGSEG